CAGCGCGCGCAGCGGTGATGCGGAGACGGTCCTGACCCGCTACATCGACGATCCCGACCGGCTGAGCTGTGCCGTGGCCTGCGAGGGTGAACGCATCCTCGGTTTTCAGTCGCTGAAACTCGCACGCGCCGGGAATGTTTACGACTTGCCCGCCGGCTGGGGCATCATCGGCACCTACGTCGCGGGTGATGCCGGCCGCCGGGGCATCGGGCGGGCGCTGTTTACCGAAACACTGGCCGCAGCGCGGCGCGCCGGGCTGGCCCATATCGACGCCACCATCGGCGCGGACAACGCGCAGGGCCTTCCCTATTACTCCGCTCTGGGCTTTCAGACCTGGCGCGAACTTGACGGCGCCGTTGGCAAGCGGTTCGACCTGAGCGCAACCGAGCAGACGGAGGGGACATGATCGACACCGCCTTTCTGATCACCGCATTCACCACGCTTTTCGTGGTGATCGACCCGCCGGGCCAGACGCCGATCTTCATGGCGCTGACCCAGGGTATGGACAGCCGCACCAAACGCGCCATCGCGCTGCGCGCCTGCCTGACGGCGGCGGGGATCCTGGCGATGTTCGCGGCCTTTGGCGAGGCGGTGCTGGGTTTTGTCGGCATCTCGATGCCCGCCTTTCGGGTCGCGGGCGGCGTGCTCTTGTTCCTCACCGCGCTCGACATGCTGTTCGAGCGGCGCACCAAGCGGCGCGAGGACCGGGCCGAGGCCGAGGAACACGCCGACCCCTCGGTGTTTCCGCTGGGCATACCGTTGATCGCCGGTCCCGGCTCGATCGCCACCATGATCCTGCTGGCAGGCCAGCATCCGGGCGCCGAGGGGCTGGCCACGGTGATTGCGGTCATGCTGGCGGTGCTGGCGGTGGTGCTGTTCCTCTACCTGATCTCGGGTCTGTTGGGGCGGCTTCTGGGCAAGACCGGGCTGAACGTGGTGACCCGCCTCTTGGGCATGCTGCTGGCGGCGCTGGCGGTGCAGTTCATCCTCGACGGGCTCAGGGCCTTTGGCTTTGCCAGCTGACACCCCATATCGGTAAGGACCCGACAGGAAAGGCCGCCCATGGACGCAGACAACACCGCCCACCTGATCTATCTGTCGCTGCTTGGCGCGGCGCTTGTGTTCTGGTTCATCAGCCACAACCGCGCCAGCCTGGGCAAAACGCTGCAAATGGCGCTGGCCTGGGTGTTCATCTTCGTGGGCGTGATTGCGGTGGTGGGCCTGTGGGGCGATATTCGCAGCACCGTCGCCGGCACGCCGCGCATCTCGGTCAGCGAAAACCGGGTCGAAATCCCGCGCAGCCCGGATGGCCATTACTATGCCACCCTCATTATCGAGGACAAACCGCTGCGTTTTCTGGTCGATACCGGCGCCAGTCAGGTGGTGCTGAGCCATGCGGATGCCGAACGGTTGGGCATCGACACATCCGCGCTCAACTACTTCGGGCGCGCCTATACCGCCAATGGCGAGGTGCGCACCGCGCCGGTGAAACTGGGCCGGGTGCAGCTGGGCGGGTTCACCGACCAGGGCGTCACCGCCTGGGTGAACGAGGGCGAGATGAGTGAATCGCTTCTCGGCATGGACTACTTGCAACGCTTCCGCAGTATCGAGATCGCGGGCGGAACATTGGTGCTGGCGCGCTGAACGGTCGCGGGCAGGCGCTTGCGTGACGCATCCGGCGCTGCCCGGACGCGCCATTCATGTGCATTCTGACGCCACCCTGCCCTGACCGGAGCCACCCGTATGAGCCATTTTCCCTATGACCTCACCGCGCCCATCGGCTGCGCCGCCACCCTTGGGCTGATCGTTTTGCAGGCCGACGAGACGGTAGAGCAGGATTTCCAGCGCCTCTTCGCGGCCCCCGATCAGGCGCTTTATGTCACCCGCATCCCCTCGGGCGCGGATGTGACGCCCGAGACCCTGCGCCAGATGGAACGCGACCTGCCGCACTCGGCCAGCCTGCTGCCGCCCTCGGTGGCCTTCTCGACGGTGGGCTATGCCTGCACCTCGGGCGCGACCATGATCGGGCCGGACCGGGTGGCGGAGCTGATCCGGGGCGCCTGCGACACACAGGCCAGCACCGATCCGCTGACGGCGGCGCGCGCCGCCCTGCGCGCGTTGGGCATCACCCGGCTGGGCATCGTGTCACCCTATGTGGCCTCGGTCGCCGAACCGGTGCGCCAGGCGCTGGGTGCCGCAGGGGTCGAGACACCCGAAACGCTCAGCTTCGGCGAGGCGAGCGAGGCGCGGGTGGCGCGGATCGACCCGGCCTCGATCCGGGCAGCGGCGCTGGAGCTGGGCCGGCGCGGCGGTCTGGACGGGCTGTTCCTGAGCTGCACCAACCTGCGCACGCTGGATGTGATCGACGAGATCGAAACCGAACTGGGCCTGCCTGTGGTCAGTTCAAACCTGGCGCTAGCCTGGCATATGGCCTCGCAGGCCGGGCTGACCCTGCCCGACGCGCCGGGGCGGCTGATGCGGCAGCTGGCGGGCTGAGGCCCCGCGTCAGTCCCGATCAAAGGCCGCTAGCATCGCCGCGCGCAGCCGTGCCACATCCGCATCGACGGGCGCGGCGGGGTCGCAAACGAAGGGGGCCAGCACCTCGACCCGGATTGCCCCGCCTTGCGGCAGAACCCGACCCCGTGGCAGCAACCGATCCGAGTCGTGGATGACGATGGGCCGAATGGTGCGGCCGCTGGCGCGCGCCGCCAGCACTGCGCCCGCCTTGAACGGGCCCAGCGTCTCGCCGCCGGTGCGGGTGCCCTCGGGGAACAGTACCACCGAGCGGCGCGCCGGCATCTCGCGCACCGCCGCGCTCAGCGTCTCCATCGCCAGACTGCCGTTCTTGCGGTCGATCTCGACCAGCCCGGCACCGGTGAAACCCGTGCGCAGCAGCGGATGGCGGCACAGCTCTTTCTTGGCGGCAAAGGTGAACCATTTCGCGTCCGGCACCGCATCCATCAGCGCAAACCCGTCCAGATGGCTGCGGTGGTTGATCACGATGATGCTGTCGCGATCCTGCGCCAGCGCGGCGCGCTCGGCCTCGGTGATCTCGACCCGGATGCCCAGCAGCCACAACAGCCGCGAACAGGCGCGCTTGACCAGCCGCCAGTACCAGCCGCGAAACCCGCGCCGCCGCGCACAAAGCAGCGGCACAAAGGCGATGACCAGGAAATAGAGCGGCCCCAGCAGGATCAGCACCACAAGCTTGATCAGGCGGACCGGCGCGGAGGCGGTTGCCGCGTCGCGGGAAACGGGGGTCTGTGTCATCTGGCCCTGTCAACGGTTCAGGCCCCGGCGGGGCGTTTGGGCCATGACAATGGACTGCGTGCGTACCGGCGGGCCAGTGTCACAACCTGCACTGGGCGCTTTGGGCCGCGACGGGCACGACCCTGCCCCTATCGGCCAGATCCCCGCAGATATCAACGAAAAACCGCAACAGGCGGCCCGGCGCGCTCAGCCGCCCGCCTCGGCCTTCTTCTCCCAGCGGCCCGATTCCTCGGACCAGTATTGCGCCGCGCAGCCCGCCGCCGTCAGCGCCCGCCACTGGCCACGCGCGGCCTCGACCGCGGCCGGATCGGTTCCGTCGAACAGGATGCAGACCCGTTCCAGCGCCGCCACCTCTTCGGGCGTGACGGCGGCGCCGTCGACGCTCATCACGCAGCGCGCGCCATTGGGCGCATCCGCGCCGGTGGTCAGCAGCACCGGCTGGTCGGCGTCATGGGCGCCCCCCGCCAGCCCATGCGGCAGGAACCCGTCATCGGGCCCCAGCCACAGCTTTTCGTCCAGCCAGACAAGCCGCCCCGGATCACTCCCCCGCACCGCCACCCGCCAGCCCGCGCCCAGTGCCTTGGTCAATAGCACCGGCAGCGTCGCCTCCAGAGGGTTGCGGGTCAGGTGATAGAAATAGGCGGCCCCCATCGGATCACTCCGCCAGCCGGTCCACCAGACGGTTCAGCGCCAGCACACCCCAGCCGGTCGCGCCCTTGGGCGCCATGTCGGTCTCGGCGGTGACCGAGGCGACCCCGGCGATGTCGAGATGGATCCAGGGCGTACCCTCTTGCACGAAGCGGGCCAGGAACTGGGCCGCGGTGATCGACCCCGCCGGGCGCCCGCCCACGTTCTTCATATCCGCGATGCGCGATTTCAACATGTCGTCATAGGCCTTGCCCAGCGGCATCCGCCAGGCGCCTTCGCCTTCGTCGCCCGCCGATTTCAGGAAGGCGTTGCACAGTGTATCGTCATTCGAGAACACGCCCGCATTCTCATGCCCCAGCCCGATGATGATGGCGCCGGTCAGGGTGGCAAGGTCGATCATGCCCGTGGGTTTGAACCGCTCCTGCGCGTACCACATCACGTCGCACAGAACGAGCCGCCCCTCGGCATCGGTGTTGATGATCTCGACCGTGTCGCCCTTCATGGACTTCACCACATCCCCCGGGCGGGTGGCCCGGCCCGAGGGCATGTTTTCGACCAGACCGACCAGGCCCACCACATTGGCCTTGGCCTTGCGCAGGGCGAGCGCGCGCATGGTGCCCGCAACCACACCGGCGCCGCCCATGTCCATGGTCATGTCTTCCATCCCGGCGGCGGGTTTCAACGAGATACCACCAGTGTCGAACACCACGCCCTTGCCCACCAGCGCCAGCGGGGCGGCATCCTTGTCGCCGCCCTTCCAATGCATCACGACCACTTTCGAGGGGCTGTCGGACCCCTGCCCGACGCAGAGCAGCGTGCGCATGCCCAGCTCTTCAAGCTTGTCCTCCTCCAGCACCTCGACCTCAAGCCCCAGCGCCTCCATCTCCTTGAGGCGGTTGGCGAATTCCGTGGTGGTCAGCACATTGGCCGGTTCGTTGACCAGATCGCGGGTCATGTGCACGCCCTCGGCCAGCGCCGCCAGAGGCGCATAGGCCGCAGCAATCTCCTCGGCCTTGTTATGGGCGATGGTGACGCTGGCGTCGGTGGCCTCGGCGGCCTCTTCCTCGGGCTTGGATTTATGGGCGGTGAAGTCATAGGCGCGCAGGGCGATGCCCAGCGCCAGCTGCTCTGCGCGCACCTGCCCGCCCGCCATCAGCAACAGCGGCTTGCCGCCCGCCAGCTTGGCCAGCGCGGCGCCGCCCTTGCGGGCGGTCAGCGCATCGGCGCGGCGCGGCAGCACCAGCACGTCCAGCGCCTCGGCGGCCATCCCGGCAGGCCAGGCCAAAGACACCACCTGCCCCGGCTTCAGCTTGGCGAACCGGTCGCTTTCCACCAGCCGCGCCAGCGCCCCGCGCGTCAGCCGGTTGGCACGGCGGGCACCCGGATCGAGCTTGCCCTCGGGCGGCACGATCACCGCGACGCGTCCGGTCGCGGCGGCCATCGCGTCCAGGTCGGGCATCTCGAAACGGATCGGGGTGGGGCTGGTCATTCGGTCTCTCCTCAACATCTGTCCGCCTAGAGGTAGCCTGCCCACCGCATCTTGGCCAGATAGCAGTTTTCCCCGCCGATCAATTGCATTAAGGTCCGGCCCATTCGACTGACCGTTCCGGGGGGATCGCAGTGTCACGAACCGGCAGAGTGCCGCTGTTGCCGCGTTGTGCGCGCCTTGGCGCGACACGGCCGATTCCCACCGTGCCTGCCCATGACTGCCGGGGCGCCGCATGATTCTGGACCGTTATTTCGCCCGCCGCTTCATCCAGAGCTTTCTGGTGATCGGGCTGGTGTTTCTGGGGCTGGTGCTGCTGATCGACCTGATCGAACAGCTCCGCCGGTTCGAGGGGTTCGAGGTGAGCATGGGCCAGCTTGTCGGGCTGACCCTGCTGAACGCGCCCGCCGCGATCAGCGAGATCCTGCCGCTCCTCATGATCCTGTCGACCATCGTCCTTTTCGTCGGGCTGGCGCGCAGTTCCGAACTGGTGGTGACCCGTGCCATCGGCCGTTCGGGCATCCGCGCGCTGGTGGGCCCGGTGCTGGTCGCGCTGGTGATCGGGCTCTTGGCGGTGACCACGCTGAACCCGATCGTGGCCGCGACTGCCGTGCGATATCAGACACTTGCGGACACGTATCGTAATGGCGGCCCCTCGGTCCTGTCGCTCAGCGACGAGGGCTTGTGGCTGCGTCAGGGCGATGCCGGGGGCCAATCGGTGATCCATGCCACCGGATTTGGCGGCGACGGGGTGACGCTGTTTGACGTGACCATCCTGAGCTATGCGCCCGACGGTAGCGCCCAGCGGCGCACGATCGCCGAAAGCGCCCAGTTGCAAGACGGCAAGTGGTTGTTACAAAAGGCCAAGGTCTGGCCGCTCAAGGTCGGGCAGAACCCCGAGGCCAACGCCGTGTATCACGACCGCATCGAGATGCCCACTTCGCTGACGCAAGAGCGTATCCGCGACAGCCTGGGGCGGCGCGAGACCGTGTCGATCTATGACCTGCCCCAGACCATCGAACAGCTGCAACAGGCCGGCTTCTCGACCAAGCGGCACAAGGTCTGGCTGCAGGTCGAGCTGGCCCGGCCCCTGTTCCTGGTCTCGATGGTGCTGGTAGGGGCGGCCTTTACCATGCGCCATACGCGGTTCGGCGGCACCGGTCTGGCGGTGCTGTCGGCGGTGTTGCTGGGCTTTACCCTCTACTTCACCCGCAATTTCGCGCAGATCCTTGGCGAAAACGGGCAGATTCCGGTGGCCCTGGCCGCCTGGGCACCGCCGGTGGCCGCGATCATGCTGACCTTTGGCCTCTTGCTGCATGCGGAGGATGGCTGATGCGGGCGCTGCTTTCGACCCTGCTGTCCGGCGTGGCCTGTCTGCATCTGGCCGGAGCGGCCGCGGCCCAGACCCTGCCCGCCACCCCGGCCGAACAGACCGAGGCGCAGCCCGCCGTTCTTGTGGCCGACAGCGTCTTCATCACCCCCGAACGGCAGCTGATCGCCGAAGGCAATGTCGAGGCGTTCCAGGGCGATATCCGCCTGCGCGCGCGCAAAATCACCTTTGACCGGCAATCGGGGCAGCTGAACATCGAGGGCCCGATCCGCATCGACCAGGGCGGTCAGATCACGGTGCTGGCGGATGCCGCCGAGCTGGACAAGAACCTGCAGAACGGCCTGCTGACGGGCGCGCGGATGGTGTTCGACCAGCAGCTGCAACTGGCCGCGCTGCAGATGACGCGGGTCGGTGGGCGCTATACCCAGCTGTACAAGACCTCGGTCACCTCGTGCCACGTCTGCGAGAACGGCAAGCCTCCGCTCTGGCAGATCCGGGCGCAGAAGGTGATTCACGACCAGCTCGAACAGCAGCTCTATTTCGAGGGCGCGCAGTTCCGGGTGCTGGATGTGCCGGTCTTCTACTTTCCGGCCATGCGCCTGCCCGACCCGAACCTGAAACGCGCCACCGGTTTCCTGATCCCGTCGATCCGCACCACCTCGCAGCTGGGCACCGGGGTCAAGGTGCCGTATTTCTTTCGCCTCGGCGATCACCGCGACCTGACGCTTACCCCCTATGTCTCGTCCAAGACCAAGACACTGAACCTGCGCTATCGGCAGGCCTTTGCCCGTGGCCGGATCGAGATCGAAGGCGCCTATACCCGCGACGACCTGATCCGGGGCGAGGATCGCGGCTATGTCTTTGCCACCGGCCAGTTCGACCTGCGCGACGATTACAAGCTGAAGCTTGGGGTACAGACCGTCTCGGACAACGGCTATCTGGCCGATTACGGCCTGCCCGAATACGACCGGCTGCGCAGCGAAGTCTCGATCGAACGGTTCCGCCGCGACAGCGCCTTTCGCATCGGGCTGATCCACTACGAGACCCTGCGCGACAGCGAGATCGAGGCAGAGATCCCCACGGAGATCTTCGACATCAATGCCGAGAAACGGTATTTCCCGACCGGCCTTGGCGGCGAGGTGCGTCTGGCCTTTGACGGCCATGCGCATCAGCGCCAATCCTCGGCCAATGTTGTCGGGCGCGATATCGCGCGGGCGACGCTGGATGCGGAATGGCTGCGCAGCTGGACCTTTGCCAGCGGGCTGCGCGCCGATTGGCGCATGGGCGTTGCGGTCGACGATTACCGGGTCTGGGACGATACCAACTATGCCAGCGGCACCCTGCGCAGCGCCCCGCGCGCTGCGCTGACCCTGCGCTATCCGATGGTCTATCGCGGAGCAACCGGCACCCATTACCTGGAACCCATTGCACAACTGGGCTGGAGCGATGTGTCCGGCGCGCCACTCCCCAATGGCGAGAGCAATTTTGTCGAGTTCGATCAGGGCAACCTGCTAGCACTCTCGCGTTTTCCCGCCAACGATCAGCGCGAGGAAGGCAAGCGCGCGGTATTCGGTCTGAACTGGGCGCGTTTCTCGACCTCGGGCTGGCAGGCCTTTGCCACCATCGGCCAGGTGTTCCGCAGCACCTCGGACCCGCGCTTCTCGAAATCCTCGGGCCTGGGCGGCACCGCCTCGGACCTGCTGCTGGCTGGCCAGATCACCCTGCCCCAGGGTCTGGGCCTGACCGCGCGCGGGCTGCTTGACGGCTCGCTCAACTTTTCCAAGGTCGAGGTGCGCGGCAGCTGGACCGATGACCGCACCAGTGTCAGCGGCAGCTATCTGTGGCTGGGCCGGGACCTGGCCGAGAACCGGGCGCTGGCGGTGTCCGAGTTCTGGTTCGACGGCAGCTACAAGGTGAACCCCTATTGGACCGCCTCTGCCAATATCCGCTACGATATCGAGGATTCGCGTGCCACCCGTGCCGGCATCGGATTTGCCTACCAAAACGAATGTGTCACGGTTAACATTTCGGTCAATCGCCGCTACACCTCTTCGACAAGTGTTGAGCCTTCGACCGATTTCGGATTTACCATTGCCCTGAGCGGCTTTGCCGTGGAAAGCGCAAACAAAGAATACAGGCGATCATGCAGCAAAACCTGACCACCCTGTCCCGATGCCTGGCCCGTATGATGGGCGCCGCCGCGCTGACCCTGACGCTGGCCGGTGGCCCCGTTGCGGCGCAAAGCCTGTTCAGCCCGGCGATCCGCGTCAATCAGGGCGTGATCACCCATTTCGAGCTGGAACAGCGCATCCGCCTGATGGAGGTGCTGCGCATCCCCGGCGATCCGCAGAAAGACGCCCGCCGCTCCCTGATCGAGGAAGCGCTCAAGATGCAGGCGGTCGAAGAGGCCGGCATCGAGGTCGCCCCCGAGGACGTGCAGCTGGGCATCGACGATTTCGCCGCCCGCGCGCGGCTGTCCACGGACGAGTTCCTGGCGGCTCTGGCCAACGAGGGGGTCTCGGCCGAAACGGTGCGCGATTTCGTCAGCAAGCAGATGGCCTGGCGCGACTATGTCAGCGCCCGTTTCCTGGCCCGCGCCCGCCCCACCCCGGACGAGATCGACCGCGCGCTGGGTCTGGGCGGCGGCGGTGGCTTGCAGGTGCTGCTCTCCGAGATCATCATCCCGATCACCCCGCAGACCGTGGATCAGGTCGACGAGGTGGCCCAACAGATCGCCGCGCTGACCAGTTACGAGGCCTTCTCCAGCGCCGCGATCCAGGTCTCGGCAGCCGAAACGCGCGAGAATGGCGGCCGCATGCCCTGGATCCCGCTGGCACAACTGCCCCCGGCGCTGCAACCGGTGATCCTCGAGCTTGAGCCGGGCGAGATCTCCGACCCGATCACCCTGCCCAATGCGGTGGCGCTGTTCCAGATGCGCGGCCTGCGCGAGGCCGCCGTGGGCACGCCGCGCTATGCCGCGATCGACTATGCCGCCTATCGCATGGCGGGCGGGCGCAGCCCCGAGACGCTGAAGGCCGCAACCGAGCTGCGCCAGCGCGTCGATACCTGCGACGACCTCTATGGCGTGGCCAAGGGCCAGCCGGCCGAGGTGCTGGAGCGGATCAGCGCCAAACCCGCGGAGATCCCGCAGGATATCGCGCTGGAACTGGCCAAGCTGGACCCGGGCGAAACCTCGCTGGCGCTGACCCGCAACAATGGCCAGACCCTGTTGTTCCTGATGATGTGCACCCGCACCCGCGATCTGGGCGGCGATGCCTCGCGCGAGGATGTGGCCAACGCCCTGACCCAGCAGCGCCTGCAGACCCTGGCCGAAAGCCTGGTGGAACAGCTGCGCGCCGACGCCATCATCACCGAGGAATAGGGCCATGCGCCCCATCGCGCTCAGCTGCGGCGAGCCCGCGGGGATCGGCCCCGAGCTTGCCGCCGCCGCCTGGTCGGCGCTGCGCGCGGACTGCCCCTTTGTCTGGATCGGCGATCCGGCACATCTGCCCAGCGGCACCCCGGTGACGCTGCTTGACGATCCGGCCCGGGCCGTGGCGGCCTCGGACAGCGCTTTGCCGGTGCTGGCGCTGCCCTTTGCCGCTCCGACCCAGCCCGGCCGCCCCGATCCGCGCAACGCCGCCGGTGTGATCGCCGCGATCGAACGGGGCGTGGCGCTGGTGCAGTCGGGTGCCTGTTCGGCGCTCTGCACCGCGCCCATTCACAAGAAGGCGCTGATCGACGGCGCCGGCTTTGCCTATCCCGGCCATACCGAATTCCTCGCCGCGCTCGCGGGATGTGACCGGGTGGTGATGATGCTGGCCAGCGATCAGCTGCGTGTGGTGCCCGCCACCATCCATATCGCCCTGTCCGAGGTCCCTCGCGCCCTGACCCCGGCGCTGCTGCGCGAAACGATCGAGATCACCGCCGCCGGGCTGCGCGACCGGTTCGCCATCGCCCATCCCCGGATCGCCGTGGCCGGGCTGAACCCGCATGCGGGCGAAGGCGGCGCCATGGGGCACGAAGAGATCGACTGGATCGCGCGGCTGCTGCAGGAGATCACGGGAGATTTCACCCTGACCGGGCCGCATCCCGCCGACACCATGTTCCACGCCGCCGCCCGCGCCCGTTATGACGCGGCGGTGTGCATGTATCACGACCAGGCGCTGATCCCGATCAAGACGCTCGATTTCGACCGCGGGGTGAACGTGACGCTGGGCCTGCCCTTCGTCCGCACCTCGCCCGACCATGGCACCGCCTTCGACATCGCCGGCCAGGGCATCGCCAATCCCTCCAGCCTGATCGAGGCGCTGAAGCTGGCGCAGCGCATGGCGGCAAGCGGCTAACCCTTTTCCGCCAGAAATACCCCTGCGAGAGGCATAAATCTCTGGCACTCCCCCCACGGCTGCGACTACACCCGATCCATCATGAGCGCCATCGACACCCTGCCCCCGCTGCGCGAGGTCATCGCCAGCCACCAGCTCTCGGCCCGCAAGTCGCTGGGCCAGAATTTCCTGCTCGACCTCAACCTGACCGCCAAGATCGCGCGGCAGGCCGGGGATCTGTCCGAATGTGACGTGCTCGAGATCGGCCCCGGACCGGGCGGGCTGACCCGTGGCCTGTTGGCAGAAGGCGCGCGCCGGGTGCTGGCGATCGAGAAGGATGCGCGCTGCCTGCCCGCGCTCGCCGAGATCGCCGCAGCCTATTCGGGCCGGCTCGAGGTGATCAATGGGGATGCGCTCGAGATCGACCCGCTGGCACATATGACCCCGCCGATCCGCATCGCCGCCAACCTGCCCTATAATGTGGGCACAGAGCTGCTGGTGCGCTGGCTGACCCCACGCGACTGGCCGCCCTTCTGGCAAAGCCTGACGCTGATGTTCCAGCGCGAGGTGGCCGAGCGGATCGTGGCGAAGCCCGGCTCCAAGGCTTATGGCAGGCTGGCGCTGCTGGCGCAGTGGCGGGCCGAGGCGCGCATCGTGATGTCGCTGCCGCCCGAGGCCTTTACCCCGCCTCCCAAGGTCTCGAGCGCGGTGGTCCATCTGACCGCCCTGCCCGAACCGCGTTTTCCGGCCGATGCGGCCATTCTCAGCCGCGTGGTCGCGGCTGCCTTCAACCAGCGCCGCAAGATGCTGCGCGCCGCGCTCAAAGGCCAGGCCCCCGATATCGAGGACCGCCTGCTCGCCGCCGGTATCAAACCCACCGAACGGGCCGAGCAGGTCCCGCTCGAAGCCTTTTGCGCCCTGGCGCGGGAACTGGCACGCTGAAACAGGCGGCGACAGAATTTCCCCGAAATTCTGTCACAGAAAATGTTCCATTTTCTGGGCGTTTTCCTTGCAGGAAAACGCCTCCTCTCGCTCAAACCTAAAACGCAAAAAAACGCCGCCTCCGGCAAGGAAACGACGTTTCAGGAATCTGAAGAAGCCGTGTGGCCCTACTCAGCCGCTTCGGCGGGCCCGCCCGGCTGTGGATCGGGCGTCTCGCCTTCTCCGGCGGCGGGTTTGCGCGCGCGCGGGCGGCGCGGGGTCTTCTTCTTGGGTTGTTCACCGGCCTCATCGGATGCAGGCGCATCCTCTTCGGCCCGGGGCGCGCGGCGCTTGCGGCTTTCGCCCTTGCTTTCCGGCGTCTCGACCAGACCGCTGGCCTCCTCGCCGGCATCGCTGCCACCCAGGTCGAGCACATCGGGCTGCGGCGCGCTGGAAGGATCGGCCACGGGCGCCGGGGCAATGCTGTCGCGGTCCTGGCGTTCGGCGCGTTCGCGATCCCGCTCTGCCTGGCGCTCGCGATTCTGGCGCTCCTGCTCTTCGCGGCGGGCATCGATCTCGCGCTGAGCCTCGCTCAGGAGGCGCAGGTAATGCTCGGCATGTTGCTGAAAGTTCTCGGCAGCCACCCGGTCATTTGCCAGCTGGGCATCGC
The window above is part of the Ruegeria pomeroyi DSS-3 genome. Proteins encoded here:
- a CDS encoding peptidylprolyl isomerase, with translation MQQNLTTLSRCLARMMGAAALTLTLAGGPVAAQSLFSPAIRVNQGVITHFELEQRIRLMEVLRIPGDPQKDARRSLIEEALKMQAVEEAGIEVAPEDVQLGIDDFAARARLSTDEFLAALANEGVSAETVRDFVSKQMAWRDYVSARFLARARPTPDEIDRALGLGGGGGLQVLLSEIIIPITPQTVDQVDEVAQQIAALTSYEAFSSAAIQVSAAETRENGGRMPWIPLAQLPPALQPVILELEPGEISDPITLPNAVALFQMRGLREAAVGTPRYAAIDYAAYRMAGGRSPETLKAATELRQRVDTCDDLYGVAKGQPAEVLERISAKPAEIPQDIALELAKLDPGETSLALTRNNGQTLLFLMMCTRTRDLGGDASREDVANALTQQRLQTLAESLVEQLRADAIITEE
- the pdxA gene encoding 4-hydroxythreonine-4-phosphate dehydrogenase PdxA, with protein sequence MRPIALSCGEPAGIGPELAAAAWSALRADCPFVWIGDPAHLPSGTPVTLLDDPARAVAASDSALPVLALPFAAPTQPGRPDPRNAAGVIAAIERGVALVQSGACSALCTAPIHKKALIDGAGFAYPGHTEFLAALAGCDRVVMMLASDQLRVVPATIHIALSEVPRALTPALLRETIEITAAGLRDRFAIAHPRIAVAGLNPHAGEGGAMGHEEIDWIARLLQEITGDFTLTGPHPADTMFHAAARARYDAAVCMYHDQALIPIKTLDFDRGVNVTLGLPFVRTSPDHGTAFDIAGQGIANPSSLIEALKLAQRMAASG
- the rsmA gene encoding 16S rRNA (adenine(1518)-N(6)/adenine(1519)-N(6))-dimethyltransferase RsmA, coding for MSAIDTLPPLREVIASHQLSARKSLGQNFLLDLNLTAKIARQAGDLSECDVLEIGPGPGGLTRGLLAEGARRVLAIEKDARCLPALAEIAAAYSGRLEVINGDALEIDPLAHMTPPIRIAANLPYNVGTELLVRWLTPRDWPPFWQSLTLMFQREVAERIVAKPGSKAYGRLALLAQWRAEARIVMSLPPEAFTPPPKVSSAVVHLTALPEPRFPADAAILSRVVAAAFNQRRKMLRAALKGQAPDIEDRLLAAGIKPTERAEQVPLEAFCALARELAR
- a CDS encoding DUF4167 domain-containing protein, which gives rise to MRSSKSRSRSKNNRNRPSGGNVVNRVFDSSGPEGKVRGTPQQIIEKYNQLARDAQLANDRVAAENFQQHAEHYLRLLSEAQREIDARREEQERQNRERQAERDRERAERQDRDSIAPAPVADPSSAPQPDVLDLGGSDAGEEASGLVETPESKGESRKRRAPRAEEDAPASDEAGEQPKKKTPRRPRARKPAAGEGETPDPQPGGPAEAAE